The following proteins come from a genomic window of Heyndrickxia acidicola:
- a CDS encoding NAD(P)H-dependent glycerol-3-phosphate dehydrogenase — translation MDISVLGCGRWGTFLAWYANKIGHNVMLWGRENSRNFIGLQETRKNDYLTLSKDIELSMSLEKAISYAEMIIISISAQELRSFAKQLSRLSKMQRKTFILCMKGLEASSGKRLSQVFGEEIGKTANIAVWVGPGHVQDFVNDIPNCMVIGSENIEVTKKIVQELNSDLIRFYYGQDLIGNEIGAAAKNVMGIAAGMLDGLNNSSLKGSLMARGTREISRLVRAMGGNDVTVYGLSHLGDFEATLFSDSHNRKFGQGFIQGERFEKLAEGVSTVTALKELSTHYDIQLPICNAVYEIIFNNNDPKETLKDLFLRPVKFEF, via the coding sequence ATGGATATTTCAGTTTTAGGATGCGGGCGTTGGGGAACCTTTTTGGCTTGGTATGCCAATAAGATTGGACATAATGTAATGTTATGGGGACGTGAAAACTCAAGGAATTTTATTGGATTACAAGAAACTAGAAAAAATGATTACTTAACTTTATCAAAAGATATTGAGCTAAGTATGTCGTTAGAGAAGGCTATATCGTATGCTGAAATGATTATCATTTCTATTAGTGCTCAGGAATTGCGCTCATTTGCAAAACAATTAAGTAGACTAAGCAAAATGCAAAGGAAAACATTCATCTTATGTATGAAAGGATTAGAAGCTTCCAGCGGGAAAAGACTTTCCCAAGTATTTGGTGAAGAGATTGGAAAAACCGCAAATATCGCAGTATGGGTAGGACCAGGACACGTACAGGATTTTGTAAATGATATACCTAATTGCATGGTTATCGGTTCCGAAAATATTGAAGTAACTAAAAAAATTGTGCAAGAGTTGAATAGTGATTTAATAAGGTTTTACTATGGACAAGACCTTATTGGAAATGAGATTGGTGCTGCTGCTAAAAATGTTATGGGTATAGCCGCGGGAATGTTAGATGGATTAAATAATAGCAGTTTAAAAGGTTCACTTATGGCAAGGGGAACAAGAGAGATTTCCCGTTTAGTCAGAGCAATGGGTGGCAATGATGTAACTGTATATGGATTAAGTCATTTAGGAGACTTTGAAGCAACACTATTCTCAGATAGTCACAATAGAAAATTTGGGCAAGGATTTATTCAAGGAGAGAGGTTTGAAAAACTGGCAGAAGGTGTTTCAACAGTAACGGCATTGAAAGAATTATCCACACACTATGACATTCAGCTTCCAATTTGTAATGCGGTATATGAAATTATATTTAACAATAATGATCCAAAAGAAACTTTAAAGGATTTATTTTTAAGACCTGTGAAATTTGAGTTTTAA
- a CDS encoding DUF6933 domain-containing protein, which yields MNLFKIGRYKCVAAIHDTTLYNMVIIGVKKPDFLQFNSLIRENLRINMISQGFTEKQVQRILSISEEMKYTKTHNRRALGCLKDVIQTVQFLYPGEKEIMNADIMEMNLDNNHIPFSKLKHYPIKVMNEYLDQLLVD from the coding sequence ATGAATTTATTTAAAATTGGCCGTTATAAATGCGTAGCTGCCATACATGATACAACTCTCTATAACATGGTAATTATAGGGGTTAAAAAGCCCGATTTTTTGCAATTTAATTCGTTAATAAGAGAGAATCTGAGAATAAATATGATTTCACAAGGCTTTACTGAGAAACAAGTTCAAAGGATATTGAGCATAAGTGAAGAAATGAAGTATACAAAGACTCATAATCGTAGAGCTCTTGGCTGCTTAAAAGATGTCATACAAACGGTGCAATTTCTTTATCCAGGTGAGAAAGAGATCATGAATGCTGATATTATGGAAATGAACCTGGATAACAATCATATTCCCTTTTCAAAACTTAAGCATTATCCAATCAAAGTGATGAATGAATATTTGGATCAGTTACTAGTGGACTAA
- a CDS encoding class I SAM-dependent methyltransferase: protein MNDQYYDALLNVKTGGEQKGFNQSLHYHRYEATSYSALETLFNQYELKSDDQIVDFGCGKGRLNFYANYLFGVKAIGVEMNEKYYAQALRNLTDYAKRNKSSADKINFYCCLAEKYKVSPLDNRFYFFNPFSIQIFMKVVKNILRSLEENKRDIEVILYYGSSDYIFFLENHPLFNLKQHVPLPGLFEHNSNEAFFIYKLSY, encoded by the coding sequence ATGAATGATCAATATTATGATGCTCTGCTGAATGTGAAAACGGGGGGAGAGCAAAAGGGTTTTAACCAATCATTGCACTATCACCGTTATGAGGCGACATCTTATAGTGCGCTTGAAACACTGTTTAACCAGTATGAACTAAAGAGTGATGACCAGATTGTGGACTTTGGCTGCGGAAAAGGAAGGCTGAATTTTTATGCCAATTATTTATTTGGTGTAAAAGCAATTGGTGTTGAAATGAATGAAAAGTATTATGCCCAGGCTTTGCGCAATTTGACTGACTATGCAAAAAGGAATAAAAGCAGTGCTGATAAGATTAACTTTTATTGCTGTCTGGCAGAGAAATATAAAGTATCTCCTTTGGATAATCGTTTTTACTTTTTCAACCCTTTTTCTATCCAGATCTTTATGAAAGTAGTTAAAAATATACTCCGCTCGCTAGAAGAAAATAAAAGGGATATAGAAGTGATATTATATTATGGATCAAGTGACTACATCTTCTTTTTGGAAAATCATCCATTGTTTAATCTGAAACAGCATGTTCCGCTTCCGGGGCTTTTTGAGCATAATTCAAATGAAGCCTTCTTTATATATAAACTTTCTTATTAA
- a CDS encoding threonine aldolase family protein — MNNQNVLLEKFKQAKYPIGGNGKRNIQTLKDAFSNVAGDIESDVYGKGMLIEKFQEKIADYLGMESSVFFPSGTMAQQIALRIWCDEKQLNKVAYHPLCHLEIHEEDGLKELHHIQPVLLADQTRLIELEDVMGMEEEIACLLLELPQREIGGQLPEYETLEKIAAYCRDKGIMLHLDGARLFEILPYYQKTAAEVCSLFDSVYVSFYKGIGGIAGAILAGTKEFTEKSKVWKRRHGGDLISLYPYIISADYYFDKRVDKMDEYYQQAKELAVLFNQCSHVSTLPEVPVSNMFHVHIHMTKNKLEPLLLEVYDETGIGITSYLNESEKGICSFELSIGDQYAAIPKELLSSAFEKLDQKLKGKAYS, encoded by the coding sequence ATGAATAATCAAAATGTCTTACTGGAAAAGTTTAAGCAGGCTAAGTATCCAATAGGCGGAAATGGCAAGAGGAATATTCAAACACTAAAGGATGCCTTTAGTAATGTTGCTGGAGACATAGAAAGTGACGTATACGGAAAGGGAATGCTAATTGAGAAATTCCAGGAAAAAATTGCAGATTATCTTGGTATGGAGTCATCTGTATTTTTTCCAAGCGGAACGATGGCACAGCAAATCGCTTTAAGAATTTGGTGTGATGAGAAACAGCTTAACAAGGTAGCCTATCATCCTTTATGTCACTTGGAGATCCATGAGGAAGACGGATTAAAGGAATTGCATCATATCCAGCCAGTGTTGTTAGCCGATCAAACAAGGCTGATAGAATTGGAAGATGTTATGGGTATGGAAGAGGAAATTGCCTGTCTATTGCTGGAGCTGCCGCAGAGGGAAATAGGCGGCCAGCTTCCTGAATATGAAACATTAGAAAAGATAGCAGCTTATTGCCGGGATAAAGGGATAATGCTGCACTTAGACGGAGCCAGGCTATTTGAAATTTTGCCGTATTATCAAAAAACAGCAGCTGAAGTATGCAGCCTTTTTGATAGCGTATATGTCTCTTTTTACAAAGGAATTGGAGGAATCGCGGGTGCCATTCTTGCAGGCACCAAGGAATTTACAGAGAAATCGAAGGTATGGAAAAGGCGCCATGGAGGGGATTTAATTAGTCTTTACCCTTACATTATCAGTGCTGATTATTATTTTGATAAGAGAGTGGATAAAATGGATGAATATTATCAACAGGCGAAAGAGCTTGCTGTACTCTTTAATCAATGCTCACATGTATCTACTCTTCCGGAAGTGCCTGTTTCAAATATGTTCCACGTGCATATTCACATGACTAAAAACAAGCTTGAGCCTCTATTGCTGGAAGTATATGACGAAACGGGAATTGGTATTACGAGCTATCTAAATGAGAGCGAGAAGGGGATTTGTTCTTTTGAACTCAGCATCGGAGACCAGTATGCTGCTATTCCAAAAGAATTATTGAGCAGTGCCTTTGAAAAGCTGGATCAAAAATTAAAAGGGAAAGCATACAGCTAA